In Alteromonas mediterranea DE, a single genomic region encodes these proteins:
- a CDS encoding phytase: MDKQKITRIYPTMGKTFLLTGMLATLFSCATADKASHQPQADIQEPVLKLKQLTHGFSQTLYYRSDNQQTAYKDTHANEQETPKASNKSYKDTHANDNEKLAPALNAQTNDDTHTIELQLNEHQGISISNSQGKARFIAGSFVLASAEIAEFENKQWVSMVVFNNNTQHIEAYRLVPDTLDIQQQLTQSAKGSEAICAAVTAQGTPHIVNIDATGTLNQFEIHDNQFLPLRNFAIGSGMKSCSLDMHTHSIYLADEFAGVWKVNADIESELEKELFFHNANIAIEGVSTLSSNTSLFKSSLLSWVSPNKSGVWLQSRCQTEFITLQYDLAGVPQTIEPEFIHLAFYEYEKSPRISVIVDDDASGNFFSAELSSELSAAYFNHGCLSKDKEPIANGESRSPKYALARVLPTAETQPVKNYGDAADDPAIWVNAQSPSQSRILGTDKKGALNTYDLSGHQQQSLAVGRVNNVDVGYNVAIANMNNSAETTFTDIAIASNRSHNSLSVFEIDEFGVLAHLGEIDTTLTDIYGMCLFVENGVAQVFANDTSGLFERYEVSFNKNKKAKGTLTQSFSLPSQPEGCVVDTHTNTAYFGEEGAGIWSMDISSTKHEPTFVSAIAPPVEADMEGLALFTVDAQTYLIASSQGNNSYAIYNINSKNADKLTLMGLIRITADMNHSIDGVSETDGLEATNANLGGVYSEGLWVVQDGRNVMPSDTQNFKLVSGARLKEAIRNLVSTKH; encoded by the coding sequence ATGGATAAACAAAAAATTACACGCATATACCCCACAATGGGCAAAACCTTTCTCCTTACCGGCATGCTGGCCACACTTTTTAGCTGTGCAACTGCAGACAAAGCAAGTCATCAACCACAGGCTGATATACAAGAACCTGTGTTAAAGCTCAAACAACTTACACATGGGTTTAGCCAAACGCTTTACTATCGTAGCGATAATCAACAAACAGCTTACAAAGACACCCATGCTAACGAGCAAGAAACTCCGAAGGCGTCGAACAAATCTTACAAAGACACCCATGCTAACGACAATGAAAAATTGGCCCCAGCGTTAAATGCACAAACTAACGATGACACCCACACTATTGAACTTCAGCTAAACGAACACCAAGGAATTTCAATCAGTAATAGCCAAGGAAAAGCCAGGTTTATTGCGGGTAGTTTTGTTCTTGCGAGTGCGGAAATAGCCGAGTTTGAAAATAAACAATGGGTGTCCATGGTAGTGTTTAATAACAATACGCAACACATTGAGGCATATCGACTCGTTCCTGATACCCTTGATATACAACAACAGCTTACCCAATCCGCCAAAGGCTCAGAAGCCATATGCGCGGCCGTCACTGCCCAAGGTACTCCGCATATTGTAAATATTGATGCCACGGGCACGCTCAATCAGTTCGAAATACACGATAATCAATTTTTACCGCTTCGTAATTTTGCCATAGGCTCGGGCATGAAAAGCTGTAGCCTTGATATGCATACTCACTCTATTTACTTAGCCGATGAATTTGCGGGCGTTTGGAAAGTCAATGCCGACATTGAAAGTGAGTTAGAAAAAGAATTGTTTTTTCATAACGCTAATATCGCTATCGAAGGTGTGAGCACTTTATCGAGCAACACATCACTTTTTAAAAGCAGCCTGCTGAGCTGGGTAAGCCCAAATAAAAGCGGCGTATGGTTACAAAGCCGATGCCAGACAGAATTCATAACCTTGCAGTATGACTTAGCTGGAGTACCGCAAACCATTGAGCCCGAATTTATTCATTTAGCGTTTTATGAATATGAAAAAAGCCCGCGAATTTCTGTGATAGTTGATGATGATGCCTCAGGCAATTTCTTTTCGGCAGAGCTATCTAGCGAATTAAGTGCAGCTTATTTTAACCATGGGTGTCTTTCTAAAGATAAGGAGCCGATAGCCAATGGTGAAAGCCGTTCGCCGAAGTACGCGCTTGCGCGTGTATTACCTACCGCCGAGACCCAGCCTGTGAAAAACTACGGTGACGCCGCTGACGATCCGGCTATTTGGGTAAACGCCCAGTCTCCTTCGCAAAGCCGCATACTAGGCACCGACAAAAAAGGGGCACTCAATACTTATGATCTTTCAGGTCATCAACAACAAAGCTTAGCTGTGGGAAGAGTAAATAACGTTGATGTGGGGTATAACGTAGCGATAGCCAATATGAACAACAGCGCCGAAACCACGTTTACCGATATTGCTATTGCCTCGAACCGTTCACACAATAGTTTGTCTGTCTTTGAAATAGATGAGTTTGGCGTGCTTGCTCATTTAGGTGAAATTGACACAACACTTACCGACATTTACGGCATGTGCCTGTTTGTAGAAAATGGCGTCGCTCAGGTGTTTGCTAACGATACCAGCGGTCTCTTCGAACGTTATGAAGTCTCCTTCAACAAAAATAAAAAAGCTAAAGGAACGCTTACTCAATCGTTTTCTCTACCTTCACAACCTGAGGGCTGCGTGGTAGATACTCACACCAACACAGCGTACTTTGGTGAAGAAGGTGCAGGCATTTGGTCAATGGATATTAGCTCTACTAAACACGAGCCTACTTTCGTTTCTGCAATAGCCCCACCAGTAGAGGCGGACATGGAGGGCTTGGCCCTATTTACTGTTGATGCTCAAACATACCTTATTGCATCAAGCCAAGGTAACAATAGTTATGCAATCTACAACATCAATAGTAAAAACGCCGACAAGCTTACCTTAATGGGGCTTATTCGCATTACCGCCGATATGAATCACTCAATTGACGGGGTTTCAGAAACCGATGGACTTGAAGCAACGAACGCCAACTTAGGCGGCGTTTATAGCGAAGGTCTTTGGGTAGTCCAGGATGGACGAAATGTCATGCCCTCAGACACACAAAACTTTAAGCTGGTTTCAGGTGCACGTTTAAAAGAAGCCATAAGAAATTTGGTGTCAACGAAACATTAA
- a CDS encoding isoaspartyl peptidase/L-asparaginase family protein, with protein MNLARFSVSSNGWYKTLCTFSAVTAAFLATNALAQEPKVAIAIHGGAGTILKSSMTAEKEAAYKNVLSKAVKHGYSLLKEGEKGEVAVVETIKILETSPLFNAGIGAVYTFDGEHELDASIMHGGSKNAGAVAGVKTIRSPIEAALLVMNESPHVMLSGEGAEQYAKENGLEQVKNTVFDTEFRKQALDKVKARMEKASSGYGTQQGNERFGTVGAVVLDSGGNIVAGTSTGGMTAKRYGRIGDSPVIGAGTYADNESCAVSATGHGEFFIRYHVAADICARMKYQGLTLAKAADTVVNDVLVKAGGDGGVIAIDSVGNIAMPFNSAGMYRASIDTEGKVSIAIYKD; from the coding sequence TTGAACTTAGCTCGTTTTAGCGTCTCATCTAATGGTTGGTATAAAACCTTATGCACCTTCAGCGCGGTTACCGCCGCATTTTTAGCTACCAATGCGTTAGCGCAGGAGCCGAAGGTGGCAATCGCTATTCACGGAGGCGCGGGAACTATTTTAAAATCGTCCATGACGGCAGAGAAAGAAGCCGCCTACAAAAATGTGCTATCGAAAGCGGTGAAGCATGGCTATTCGCTTTTAAAAGAAGGTGAAAAAGGCGAAGTAGCCGTGGTAGAGACCATTAAAATTCTTGAAACGTCACCGCTTTTTAACGCGGGCATAGGCGCGGTTTATACCTTTGACGGTGAGCATGAACTCGATGCCTCTATCATGCATGGAGGCAGTAAAAACGCGGGCGCCGTTGCTGGCGTTAAAACAATACGAAGCCCTATTGAGGCAGCATTGCTGGTAATGAATGAATCGCCCCATGTCATGCTGTCGGGTGAAGGTGCCGAACAGTACGCTAAAGAGAACGGGCTAGAGCAGGTTAAAAACACAGTTTTTGATACCGAGTTTCGCAAACAAGCGCTAGATAAAGTAAAAGCGCGTATGGAAAAGGCATCAAGCGGTTACGGAACGCAACAGGGGAATGAGCGTTTCGGTACGGTGGGGGCCGTGGTGTTAGACAGCGGTGGCAATATCGTGGCAGGCACCTCAACCGGTGGAATGACAGCCAAACGCTACGGAAGAATTGGCGATTCACCGGTTATAGGTGCGGGTACCTATGCCGATAATGAAAGTTGCGCAGTGTCTGCGACAGGGCACGGTGAGTTTTTTATTCGATACCATGTTGCGGCTGATATCTGTGCCCGCATGAAGTATCAGGGGCTAACGTTAGCAAAAGCAGCCGACACCGTAGTCAACGATGTGTTAGTTAAAGCGGGCGGCGACGGTGGTGTTATTGCTATTGATAGTGTTGGTAACATTGCGATGCCGTTCAATTCTGCGGGGATGTACCGCGCTAGCATCGATACAGAGGGTAAAGTGAGCATAGCAATCTATAAAGATTAG
- a CDS encoding CBS domain-containing protein, protein MESLQVSDYMNTHPVKLNIDMPVAQAVEVLLASGQSGGPVLDTKGRVVGFLSEQDCIAQMIASSYYREQICRVGEIMKTPVVSVKPYMSVIELAQLLLKEKPRVYPVVDDDGVLLGCINRTAVLRAIDVQLNDGYQRAG, encoded by the coding sequence ATGGAATCGTTGCAAGTCAGTGATTATATGAATACTCACCCAGTGAAGCTTAATATCGACATGCCCGTTGCGCAGGCTGTCGAAGTATTATTGGCCAGCGGACAAAGCGGAGGCCCGGTACTAGATACCAAAGGAAGGGTGGTTGGCTTTCTTTCAGAGCAAGACTGTATTGCTCAAATGATCGCGTCGAGCTATTACCGAGAGCAAATTTGCAGAGTGGGGGAAATTATGAAAACCCCCGTGGTGTCTGTAAAGCCATATATGTCGGTAATAGAATTAGCGCAGTTATTATTAAAAGAAAAGCCTCGCGTTTACCCTGTAGTTGATGATGACGGAGTGCTTTTAGGCTGCATTAACCGAACGGCAGTGCTGCGTGCGATAGACGTCCAGCTAAATGATGGCTACCAGCGAGCAGGATAA
- a CDS encoding metallophosphoesterase, translating to MHVLPTSPATSKPSFVTLLTIMLCFACFFNSAWAQAKQQGPSQIGPTDIAPINTGPTQTAPYSHAYYEKTTIADLSVPDEAVSFLTLGDWGRNGHFYQKHVAKWLDIASYQLDAEFIATTGDNFYDNGIASVDDPYWISSYEAVYHQPHLFINWHPVLGNHDYRGNWQAQIDYSVKSRRWEMPAQYYSKTLALDDGATALLLFIDTSPLNPDYAREAKYQEAYEQGASEQLSWINTMLAQDQYTWKVVIGHHPLYSSGKRYGKTNAIKDVLEPVFHKHNVNLYIAGHEHDLQHNQLAGDELVHVVSGGGSEVRPVGNYEFTQFAKSTGGFVSVSMTAKSIFLNYIDHQGKKIYAHTIDKPNTASSSSTL from the coding sequence ATGCACGTTTTACCCACATCACCCGCTACATCAAAGCCGTCTTTCGTTACTTTGTTAACTATCATGCTTTGTTTCGCTTGTTTCTTTAACTCAGCTTGGGCGCAGGCAAAGCAACAAGGCCCCTCTCAAATCGGGCCTACGGATATTGCGCCTATCAATACGGGGCCCACCCAAACCGCCCCTTACTCGCACGCCTACTATGAAAAAACGACCATTGCAGATTTGTCGGTGCCGGATGAAGCGGTTTCCTTCTTAACGTTAGGAGACTGGGGGCGCAACGGGCACTTTTATCAAAAACACGTAGCCAAATGGCTTGATATTGCCAGCTACCAGCTAGATGCTGAATTTATCGCTACCACAGGCGATAATTTTTACGACAACGGGATAGCGTCGGTTGATGACCCGTACTGGATATCGTCTTACGAAGCCGTCTATCACCAGCCTCATCTTTTCATCAACTGGCACCCAGTACTGGGTAACCACGACTACCGCGGAAATTGGCAGGCACAAATAGACTACAGCGTAAAAAGCCGACGATGGGAAATGCCAGCTCAGTATTACAGTAAGACGTTAGCGTTAGATGACGGGGCAACGGCACTGTTGTTGTTTATCGATACCTCACCCCTTAACCCTGACTATGCGAGAGAAGCTAAATATCAAGAAGCCTATGAGCAAGGCGCCTCTGAGCAGCTTTCTTGGATAAACACAATGTTGGCACAAGACCAATATACGTGGAAAGTAGTTATTGGCCACCACCCCTTGTACTCAAGCGGTAAACGCTACGGTAAAACAAACGCGATCAAAGACGTACTTGAGCCCGTTTTTCACAAACACAACGTTAACCTATACATCGCGGGGCACGAACACGACCTACAGCACAATCAGCTAGCCGGCGATGAGTTAGTTCACGTGGTATCGGGAGGCGGCTCTGAGGTGCGCCCCGTTGGAAATTACGAATTTACTCAATTCGCTAAATCTACTGGTGGTTTTGTGAGCGTGAGCATGACGGCCAAAAGCATATTCCTTAATTACATAGACCACCAAGGGAAGAAGATTTATGCCCACACAATAGATAAGCCTAACACTGCATCTTCATCCAGCACGCTTTAA